Below is a window of Halolamina sp. CBA1230 DNA.
GGTCGGCTTCCACATGATGCCGGGCCAGCCCGGGATGAGCCAGGAGATGTGCCGCGAGGACTTCCGACAGCTGTTCGACTCCCCGAAGTGGCGGCCGGACTACCTCAAGATCTACCCCACACTCGTCGTCGAGGGCACCCGCGTCTACGACATGTGGAAGCGCGACGACTTCGAGCCGCTTGACAACGAGACCGCCGCCGACGTGGTCGCCGACGCGATGAACGAGATCCCGAAGTACTGCCGGCTCCAGCGCGTCCAGCGGGACATCCCCGCGGACTTCATCGAGGGCGGCGTCTGGAAGTCGAACCTCCGACAGCTCGCCCAGCAGCGCGCCGAGGAGAAGGGGTACGAGATCCGGGACATCCGCGCCCGCGAGGTCGGCCACAACGAGGAGGATCCCGACCCCGCGGAGATCACGCTGGACACGATCGAGTACGAGGCCGGCGGCGGCACCGAGCGGTTCATCTCCTTCGAGGACCCCGTCCGGGACCTGCTGATCGGCTTCTGTCGGCTTCGGTTCCCCAACGATCCGGTCCGGCGGGAGCTCGAAGACGCCGCACTCGTCCGGGAACTCCACGTGTACGGCACGGAAGCGACGTTCGACGGCGAGGGGGACGACTCCGGGAAGAGCGAGGCGCCACGCGCCTCGGAAACGCGAGCGGCGGAGCCGCGAGCAGAGTGGCAGCACCGCGGCTACGGCCAGCGGCTCGTCGAGGAGGCGGAACGGCAGGCACGCGACGCCGGCTACGGGAAGCTGAGCATCATCTCCGGCATCGGCGTCCGGGAGTACTACCGCGAGAAGCTGGGGTACCACCAGGACGGCCCGTACGTTTCGAAACGCATCTGAGCGGGGTGTTTTTGTCGGCGTGGGCCGACCTCCGGGTATGAGCGACGCGCGCGGGGAGCAGGACTCGGTCGGCCAGCGCCTCCGGGAGAACGTGGTGGGGGTCGTGAGCACGCTCGTCACCGCAGTCTGGATGGGTGCACTGTTCACCGACCAGAGCTGGTGGCTGGCGGCGTTACTCGTGGGGTACATCGCGATCGTTCCGATCACCGCGATGCTGTTCGGCGACGAGGAGGAGCAGGAGGAGTGGCTGGACGAGGACGGCGACGACTCCGAGAGCAACGAGACGGAGGAGACGCCGCTCGAAACCCTCCGCCGGCGGTACGCCGAAGGGGAACTCAGCGAGGCGCAGTTCGAGCGCAAACTGGATCAGTTGCTCGAGACCGAGACGATCGAGGACGTCGAGGACCGCGCGCGGCGAGAGCGCGACCGGGCGACCGAACGCGAGCGGTGACGACGGGCGCTTCCCGAAACGCCTAACCGCCGGCCGGCCGCAGTCGGCGACGATGCCACCCCGCGACGCCGTCGACACGCTGCTGTTCGGCGAGGAGCCCGCGCTGTCGGCGCAGTTGGTCCGCGTGGCCGGGGGGCTGTTCTTCGTCGCGCTGTTCGCCCACCTGCCCGTCCGCTACCTCGGATCGACGAGCGACACCG
It encodes the following:
- a CDS encoding SHOCT domain-containing protein gives rise to the protein MSDARGEQDSVGQRLRENVVGVVSTLVTAVWMGALFTDQSWWLAALLVGYIAIVPITAMLFGDEEEQEEWLDEDGDDSESNETEETPLETLRRRYAEGELSEAQFERKLDQLLETETIEDVEDRARRERDRATERER